Proteins encoded together in one Anopheles darlingi chromosome 3, idAnoDarlMG_H_01, whole genome shotgun sequence window:
- the LOC125954827 gene encoding POU domain protein CF1A gives MAAGATAYLSPGAGELDMALGGGGGGGGGGGGGYHTSSPRSAADANEMKYMHHHHHHPHHHHHQAAAAAAVAAASASQHHHHAVAVPSSPSPNTAGLGSVTGGLGGNPWAALQPSDPWSLHAAAAAAHSHPAHGHPHPADVKQEMHLSQQAARAAAVAAASSQQGGNGAGNGNGGGGNGGPGGGGGGGGGSGSGGGMSSPHGWHAPVHASSHYGTGTAGSPLQYHAAHAAAAMNGMLHHPAASHHHHHHHHPAHHQSAAAAAAAAVTPSSLHPSLRGESPQLHLPPHHPHHPHHPHHHHHHHLQGGDRDVSAGEEDTPTSDDLEAFAKQFKQRRIKLGFTQADVGLALGTLYGNVFSQTTICRFEALQLSFKNMCKLKPLLQKWLEEADSTTGSPTSIDKIAAQGRKRKKRTSIEVSVKGALEQHFHKQPKPSAQEISSLADSLQLEKEVVRVWFCNRRQKEKRMTPPNTMGGDMMDGMPPGHMGHGGHHGGGHGGYHPHHDMHGSPMGGGHSHSHSPPMLSPQGMGAATLGSHHQLTAH, from the coding sequence ATGGCTGCCGGTGCCACCGCCTACCTGTCGCCCGGTGCCGGCGAACTCGATATGGCcctcggcggtggcggtggcggtggcggtggcggaggtggcggATACCATACGTCCTCCCCCCGGAGTGCGGCCGATGCGAACGAGATGAAGtacatgcaccaccaccaccaccacccgcaccatcaccatcatcaggcagcggcagcggcggcggtggcggccgcgTCCGCCtcccagcaccatcaccacgccgTGGCCGTCCCCTCGAGCCCGTCCCCCAACACGGCCGGGCTCGGTTCGGTGACCGGCGGTCTCGGCGGTAATCCGTGGGCAGCGCTACAACCGAGCGACCCGTGGTCACTGCATGCCGCGGCCGCAGCCGCCCATTCCCACCCTGCCCACGGACATCCACATCCGGCGGATGTGAAGCAGGAGATGCACCTTTCGCAGCAGGCGGCCCGGGCAGCGGCCGTTGCGGCCGCCTCCAGCCAGCAGGGAGGCAATGGTGCCGGCAATGGCAACGGGGGTGGCGGAAATGGTGGACCTggtggaggaggcggaggcggaggaggaagtggaagtggtggtggtatgtcGTCACCGCACGGTTGGCATGCACCGGTGCATGCCAGCTCGCACTATGGCACCGGTACGGCCGGATCGCCGCTCCAGTACCACGCGGCCCATGCGGCGGCCGCCATGAACGGCATGCTGCATCATCCGGCggcctcccaccaccaccaccatcatcatcatcctgcgcATCACCAAAGtgcggctgccgctgcggcAGCCGCTGTTACGCCCTCGTCGCTGCATCCGTCGCTACGGGGCGAATCGCCGCAACTGCACCTGCCCCCGCACCACCCACACCATCCGCAtcacccgcaccaccaccaccatcaccatctgcaGGGCGGTGATCGGGATGTGAGTGCGGGCGAGGAGGACACACCGACCAGCGATGACCTCGAGGCGTTCGCCAAGCAGTTCAAGCAGCGCCGGATCAAGCTCGGCTTTACGCAGGCCGACGTCGGGTTGGCGCTCGGCACGCTGTACGGGAATGTGTTCTCCCAGACGACGATCTGCCGGTTTGAGGCGCTGCAGCTGAGCTTCAAGAATATGTGCAAATTGAAACCGCTGCTCCAGAAGTGGCTGGAGGAGGCCGACTCGACGACCGGTTCGCCGACCAGCATCGACAAGATTGCGGCCCAGGgccggaagcggaaaaagCGGACCAGCATCGAGGTGTCGGTGAAGGGGGCGCTGGAGCAGCATTTCCacaagcaaccgaaaccgtcgGCCCAGGAGATCTCTTCGTTGGCCGACTCGTTGCAgctcgagaaggaggtggtgcgGGTGTGGTTCTGTAATCGGCGGCAGAAGGAAAAGCGCATGACACCCCCCAACACGATGGGTGGCGATATGATGGACGGGATGCCACCCGGGCATATGGGCCACGGTGGTCATCATGGTGGGGGCCACGGTGGTTACCATCCGCACCACGACATGCACGGTAGCCCGATGGGCGGGGGTCACAGTCACAGCCACAGTCCACCGATGCTGAGCCCGCAGGGTATGGGCGCGGCGACCCTCGGCAGCCACCATCAGCTGACGGCCCACTAG